A single window of Vigna unguiculata cultivar IT97K-499-35 chromosome 1, ASM411807v1, whole genome shotgun sequence DNA harbors:
- the LOC114178548 gene encoding uncharacterized protein LOC114178548: MAMALDAAVWIAKMTWIALSGWISSCLTVADEFASSLRSGDIGPFHVG, encoded by the coding sequence ATGGCAATGGCGCTCGACGCTGCAGTTTGGATCGCAAAGATGACATGGATTGCTCTCAGTGGCTGGATTAGTTCTTGTTTAACTGTTGCTGATGAATTTGCCTCTTCTCTACGTTCTGGCGATATTGGCCCTTTTCATGTGGGTTGA